A DNA window from bacterium contains the following coding sequences:
- a CDS encoding 4Fe-4S dicluster domain-containing protein — protein sequence MAKRYGMVIDLSRCIGCNACTVACKAENDVPDWHSRTRVEEECEGSFPNFSLTLRKVACMHCENAICIRVCPVKASYRNKDEIVLINKDRCVGCKYCILACPYKVRYLNQGTGIADKCTFCVHRLEKGLEPACVQNCMGKALIFGDLNDPKSAISKAKATGAVIFHCEYGNKPAVTYIPNRR from the coding sequence ATGGCTAAAAGATATGGGATGGTGATAGATCTTTCACGCTGCATTGGCTGTAATGCCTGTACAGTTGCCTGCAAGGCAGAGAATGATGTGCCTGACTGGCACAGCAGAACAAGGGTAGAGGAAGAATGTGAGGGGAGTTTTCCCAATTTCTCATTGACCCTTAGAAAAGTAGCCTGTATGCATTGTGAGAATGCTATTTGTATCAGAGTCTGTCCAGTGAAGGCTTCATATCGAAACAAAGATGAGATTGTTTTGATTAATAAAGATCGGTGTGTTGGCTGTAAATATTGTATTCTGGCCTGTCCATATAAAGTAAGATATCTCAACCAAGGCACAGGCATAGCAGATAAATGCACCTTCTGTGTACACCGGCTGGAAAAGGGGCTTGAACCTGCCTGTGTTCAAAACTGTATGGGTAAAGCATTAATCTTTGGAGATCTGAATGATCCTAAAAGTGCGATATCAAAAGCTAAGGCAACTGGAGCGGTTATTTTTCATTGTGAGTATGGCAACAAACCAGCAGTTACTTATATCCCAAATAGGAGGTAA
- a CDS encoding molecular chaperone TorD family protein, which produces MANERPQIYLGISKCFLYPDEVLLRSLGEDYSLDELRIEYTRLFINSYPKMIAPPYGSVYIDGRLMGPSTMQVLAEYEKAGLGLNAQFKELPDHICSELEFMAYLWTQGKKQEEEEFRRSYFLSWAPTFFERVIKNTKLQFYKDMTITARDFFMEDK; this is translated from the coding sequence ATGGCAAATGAACGACCCCAGATATACCTTGGGATTTCAAAATGTTTTTTGTATCCAGATGAGGTTTTGCTTAGGAGCTTAGGTGAAGATTATTCATTGGATGAACTCCGGATAGAATACACCAGGCTTTTCATTAACAGTTATCCAAAGATGATTGCTCCTCCTTATGGTTCGGTATATATAGATGGGAGGCTGATGGGCCCTTCAACCATGCAGGTATTAGCAGAATATGAGAAAGCAGGGCTTGGGTTAAATGCTCAGTTTAAAGAACTCCCAGACCATATCTGTTCAGAGCTTGAGTTTATGGCATATCTTTGGACTCAAGGGAAAAAGCAGGAAGAAGAAGAGTTTAGAAGGAGTTATTTTTTATCTTGGGCTCCAACTTTTTTTGAGCGGGTAATAAAAAATACTAAGCTACAATTTTATAAAGATATGACTATTACAGCAAGAGACTTTTTTATGGAGGATAAATAA